One stretch of Akkermansia massiliensis DNA includes these proteins:
- a CDS encoding TfoX/Sxy family protein gives MKFKITSDLRQAKNIGAAIKKCLNEIGVFTLADLEKMTSVEAFKKICGNYPDKTVPVCYYLYSLEGALLNLHWNDTPSELKEELKAKIED, from the coding sequence ATGAAATTCAAGATAACAAGCGATTTAAGGCAGGCAAAAAACATCGGGGCGGCTATAAAAAAATGCCTTAATGAAATCGGTGTGTTCACCTTGGCTGATCTTGAGAAAATGACTTCCGTTGAGGCATTTAAAAAAATATGCGGTAACTATCCTGACAAGACGGTGCCTGTATGTTATTACCTGTATTCTCTGGAAGGGGCGTTGCTGAACTTGCACTGGAATGACACTCCCTCTGAATTGAAAGAAGAATTAAAGGCAAAAATCGAGGATTGA
- a CDS encoding prenyltransferase/squalene oxidase repeat-containing protein, whose product MSLHIESTEDALAELKKQRVKTLTAAISVSFLGVALMGLLLYLVHIIVAIPEDPPMVAYATQEGDNPDIDTPEVTQTTQRPSSSSTAAQVKVIAAVATADVAVVNPDIEVDVPSEELSMGIDIGDGFGTGTGDGDGGGIPGILSKRCDLNDRMKRIAENGGTPQCEEAVVKSLRWLKKQQNGNGSWGEGQFRASMTGISLLAYLAHCETPLSEEFGENVLKGISFLVDLGMKNPVISEQPALKEICYDHAVATYALCEAYTFCKQMDIPSIANLEKVVIKAVDRIIDAQCPNGGWAYSYNNKINPDIDLSVTGWNVQALKAAEHGGIKPTKGDIRSTLRKASSYVRKNVMPDGKFAYKENGNMPRSSLVGVGVLSLQMTGNGSDSAARKGLDWIKNNVKTLQWGQGSGTENVKSNLYMHYYCVQAAMNRGGDVWTSYNKAFRDAVLSGQNADGSFRKNDVGYVSGMTGKSENIYRQCLATLMLETYYRFLPGTGEGTKNS is encoded by the coding sequence ATGAGTCTCCACATTGAAAGTACCGAAGACGCCCTTGCGGAATTGAAGAAACAGCGCGTCAAGACGCTGACCGCCGCCATTTCCGTCTCCTTCCTCGGCGTCGCCCTCATGGGCCTTCTCCTTTATTTGGTGCATATCATCGTCGCCATTCCGGAAGATCCCCCCATGGTGGCCTACGCCACCCAAGAAGGCGACAATCCGGATATCGACACCCCGGAAGTCACCCAGACCACCCAGCGCCCCAGCAGTTCTTCCACTGCCGCGCAGGTGAAAGTGATTGCCGCCGTAGCCACGGCGGACGTCGCGGTGGTCAATCCGGACATTGAAGTGGACGTCCCCTCGGAAGAGCTTTCCATGGGCATCGACATCGGCGACGGCTTCGGGACCGGCACGGGCGACGGGGACGGAGGCGGCATTCCCGGCATTCTTTCCAAGCGCTGCGACCTGAACGACCGCATGAAGCGCATCGCGGAAAACGGCGGCACCCCGCAGTGCGAGGAAGCCGTGGTCAAGTCCCTCCGCTGGCTTAAAAAACAGCAGAACGGCAACGGCTCCTGGGGTGAAGGCCAGTTCCGCGCCTCCATGACCGGCATCTCCCTGCTGGCCTACCTGGCCCACTGCGAGACCCCCCTTTCCGAGGAATTCGGGGAAAACGTCCTGAAGGGCATCTCCTTCCTGGTAGACTTGGGAATGAAAAATCCCGTCATCTCGGAACAGCCCGCCTTGAAGGAAATCTGCTATGACCACGCCGTAGCCACCTACGCCCTGTGCGAGGCCTACACCTTCTGCAAGCAGATGGACATTCCCTCCATCGCCAATCTGGAAAAAGTCGTCATCAAGGCCGTGGACAGGATCATTGACGCCCAGTGCCCCAACGGAGGCTGGGCCTACAGCTACAACAACAAGATCAATCCGGACATCGACCTTTCCGTCACCGGCTGGAACGTGCAGGCCCTGAAGGCCGCGGAGCACGGCGGCATCAAGCCCACCAAGGGGGATATCCGCTCCACGCTGCGCAAGGCCTCAAGCTACGTGCGCAAGAATGTGATGCCGGACGGCAAGTTCGCCTACAAGGAAAACGGCAACATGCCCCGCTCCTCCCTGGTAGGCGTGGGCGTGCTTTCCCTGCAAATGACGGGCAACGGTTCTGACAGCGCCGCCCGCAAGGGGCTGGACTGGATCAAGAACAACGTCAAGACCCTCCAGTGGGGCCAGGGCAGCGGCACGGAAAACGTCAAGAGCAACCTTTACATGCACTACTACTGCGTGCAGGCGGCCATGAACCGCGGCGGAGACGTCTGGACCTCCTACAACAAAGCGTTCCGGGACGCCGTGCTCAGCGGCCAGAATGCGGACGGCAGCTTCCGGAAGAACGATGTGGGTTACGTTTCCGGCATGACCGGCAAGTCTGAAAACATCTACCGCCAGTGCCTGGCTACGCTGATGCTGGAAACCTATTACCGCTTCCTGCCCGGTACGGGTGAAGGCACCAAGAATTCCTGA
- a CDS encoding TrkH family potassium uptake protein, with protein MNRFEVMEMGFGLCTLAALMWLLWWNGFGEIHEDQLSLRYFREILSLLVLGQLTGVLGILREKWLAKSIRNPRWMELGLGLLILVMLAGNFFNSTFISRIELQNIFRALCLCYGAAPLLNLKEYFFRLARRNRGFHLPRIRPALLFLLTLIAFITLGGTLLMSPGATKDGIILSPTDAYFISTSAVCVTGLVPLNVHEHFTNYGQTILLVLFQVGAFGIMTFTYFVSLMVGQGLSLRSKVTISNLLDEEGIAQVDRFIKNIIAVTFGVEALGAIALYFSWRNVPGLEGDTLWWYAVFHSVSGFCNAGFSLFADNLATPDVAYNMGGQITIMVMVLCGSLGFAMYLEIVRRARVALGWDSRNTISRHWSTYSWLVVRMTAALVLGGGLILFLIKAIDGSLFTSADPWYWILWESLFNATARTAGFNISDMALNSVPYALFLGALMFIGGNPGSTTGGVHTTAFAVSCGEVARILQGKQDVVMHKRRIARSVVERAVITVILAGAWVGMMTTVMCFAEPGLSLERLFFEVVSSFATVGFSWNVTPELSDAGKWIIVFNMIVGRVGMVAFVLAFMKQPSKSPLRYPETRLPLS; from the coding sequence TTGAACCGTTTTGAGGTCATGGAAATGGGGTTCGGCCTGTGTACGCTGGCCGCCCTGATGTGGCTGCTGTGGTGGAACGGTTTCGGAGAAATTCATGAGGACCAGCTTTCCCTGCGTTATTTCCGGGAAATCCTGTCCCTGCTGGTGCTCGGCCAGCTTACCGGAGTTCTCGGCATCCTGCGGGAAAAGTGGCTTGCCAAGTCCATCCGGAACCCGCGGTGGATGGAACTGGGGCTGGGCCTCCTTATCCTGGTCATGCTGGCCGGGAATTTTTTCAATTCCACCTTTATTTCCAGAATAGAGCTTCAGAATATTTTCCGCGCCCTCTGCCTCTGCTACGGAGCGGCTCCCCTGCTGAACCTGAAGGAGTATTTTTTCCGCCTGGCCCGCCGGAACCGGGGGTTCCACCTGCCGCGCATCCGCCCGGCCCTGCTTTTCCTGCTCACGCTGATTGCCTTCATTACGCTGGGGGGAACCCTCCTCATGTCGCCCGGCGCTACCAAGGACGGCATCATTCTTTCCCCTACGGACGCCTATTTCATCAGCACCAGCGCCGTCTGCGTCACGGGGCTCGTGCCCCTGAACGTCCATGAGCATTTCACCAATTACGGGCAGACCATTTTGCTGGTGCTTTTCCAGGTAGGCGCTTTCGGCATCATGACGTTCACTTATTTCGTCTCCCTGATGGTGGGCCAGGGCCTGAGCCTGCGTTCCAAGGTGACCATCAGCAACCTGCTGGATGAAGAGGGCATCGCCCAGGTGGACCGGTTCATCAAGAACATCATTGCCGTCACGTTCGGGGTGGAGGCACTGGGAGCCATAGCCCTTTATTTTTCCTGGAGGAACGTACCGGGGCTGGAGGGGGACACGCTCTGGTGGTACGCCGTGTTCCATTCCGTTTCCGGCTTCTGCAACGCAGGGTTCAGCCTGTTTGCGGACAACCTGGCTACGCCGGATGTGGCCTACAATATGGGCGGCCAGATTACCATCATGGTGATGGTGCTCTGCGGCAGCCTGGGGTTTGCGATGTACCTGGAGATCGTCCGCCGCGCCAGGGTGGCCCTGGGCTGGGACAGCCGGAACACTATCAGCCGCCACTGGTCCACGTACAGCTGGCTGGTCGTGCGCATGACCGCCGCGCTGGTGCTGGGCGGCGGATTGATCCTGTTCCTGATCAAGGCGATTGACGGCAGCCTGTTCACTTCTGCCGATCCTTGGTACTGGATTCTGTGGGAAAGCCTGTTCAACGCCACGGCGCGCACCGCCGGGTTCAATATTTCAGACATGGCGCTCAACAGCGTCCCGTACGCCCTGTTCCTGGGGGCGCTCATGTTCATCGGCGGCAATCCCGGTTCCACGACGGGGGGCGTCCATACCACCGCGTTCGCCGTTTCCTGCGGGGAGGTGGCGCGCATCTTGCAGGGCAAGCAGGACGTGGTGATGCACAAGCGCCGGATTGCCCGCAGCGTGGTGGAGCGCGCCGTCATCACCGTTATCCTGGCCGGGGCCTGGGTAGGCATGATGACCACGGTCATGTGTTTTGCGGAACCGGGACTGAGCCTGGAACGCCTGTTTTTCGAGGTGGTCAGCTCCTTCGCCACGGTAGGTTTTTCCTGGAACGTCACGCCGGAACTCAGCGATGCGGGCAAATGGATTATCGTGTTTAACATGATCGTGGGCCGCGTGGGCATGGTGGCATTCGTGCTGGCGTTCATGAAACAGCCCAGCAAGTCTCCGCTGCGGTATCCGGAGACCAGGCTTCCCCTCAGCTGA
- a CDS encoding prenyltransferase/squalene oxidase repeat-containing protein, producing MSLHIESTEEALAALKQQRVKNLAAAVSVSALGVAMTGLLLYLANIITFLPEPPSIITYPSENQGPEEPDTPELVRKATRPSNSPAGQQVKVIASSTPLHIAVPIPDLEQDAPTEEFFTGIEIGDGIAFDDGEGPGWDKPDTDVLSKRCDLNDRMKRITENGGTPQCEEAVVKSLKWLQKQQNRDGSWGDGPQNYKCAMTGLSLLSYLAHCETPLSEDFGDTVLKGISFLVDQGMKSPVISLVPQMNEVSYDHAIATYALCEAYTFCKQMDIPSIANLEQVVTKAVDQIMKGQNANGGWAYNYNTQPGAHTDLSVTGWNVQALKAAEHGGIKPSRGEIRAALRKAAMYCRKTALPDGLFSYQENGREPRASLVGVGVLSLQMCGSGSDSTARRGLDWMLKNTNQPFNWKANNTSSNLYQHYYGVQAAMNRGGDVWKAYNRAFRDSTLGAQASDGSFMPNGFGGPGGVVQTSQNRHANDRIYRQCLATLMLEVYYRFLPGTGEGARNF from the coding sequence ATGAGCCTGCATATTGAAAGTACAGAAGAAGCCCTTGCGGCACTGAAACAACAGCGCGTTAAAAACCTGGCCGCGGCGGTCTCCGTCTCCGCCCTTGGCGTCGCCATGACGGGCCTCCTGCTCTACCTGGCAAATATCATCACGTTCCTTCCGGAACCGCCTTCCATCATTACCTATCCGTCGGAAAACCAGGGACCGGAGGAACCCGACACACCCGAACTCGTCAGGAAAGCCACACGCCCTTCCAATTCACCTGCCGGCCAGCAGGTGAAAGTCATTGCCTCCAGCACCCCCCTGCATATTGCCGTGCCCATTCCGGATTTGGAACAGGATGCTCCCACGGAAGAGTTTTTCACGGGTATTGAAATCGGAGACGGAATCGCGTTCGACGACGGAGAAGGCCCGGGATGGGACAAACCGGATACAGACGTCCTTTCCAAGCGCTGCGACCTGAACGACCGCATGAAGCGCATCACGGAAAACGGAGGCACCCCGCAGTGCGAGGAAGCCGTGGTCAAATCCCTCAAGTGGCTCCAGAAGCAGCAGAACAGGGACGGCTCCTGGGGGGACGGCCCCCAGAATTACAAGTGCGCCATGACCGGGCTCTCCCTGCTCTCCTATCTGGCCCACTGCGAAACACCTCTTTCCGAGGACTTCGGCGATACTGTCCTGAAGGGCATCTCCTTCCTGGTGGACCAGGGAATGAAATCCCCCGTCATCTCCCTGGTGCCGCAAATGAACGAGGTCAGCTATGACCACGCCATCGCCACCTATGCCCTGTGCGAGGCCTACACCTTCTGCAAGCAAATGGACATTCCCTCCATCGCCAACCTGGAGCAAGTCGTCACCAAGGCCGTGGACCAGATTATGAAGGGGCAGAATGCCAACGGCGGCTGGGCCTACAATTACAACACCCAGCCCGGAGCCCACACGGACCTTTCCGTCACCGGCTGGAACGTGCAGGCCCTGAAGGCAGCCGAACACGGCGGCATCAAACCTTCCAGGGGAGAGATACGCGCGGCCCTGCGGAAGGCGGCCATGTACTGCCGCAAAACCGCCCTTCCGGACGGCCTCTTTTCCTACCAGGAAAACGGCCGGGAACCACGGGCCTCCCTGGTGGGCGTGGGCGTGCTTTCCCTGCAAATGTGCGGCAGCGGCTCGGACAGCACGGCGCGCAGGGGGCTGGACTGGATGCTCAAGAATACCAACCAGCCGTTCAACTGGAAGGCCAACAACACTTCCTCCAATCTCTACCAGCATTACTACGGGGTGCAGGCGGCCATGAACCGCGGCGGTGACGTCTGGAAGGCTTACAACAGGGCCTTCCGTGATTCCACCCTCGGCGCCCAGGCCTCCGACGGGAGCTTTATGCCCAACGGCTTCGGAGGTCCCGGCGGAGTGGTGCAGACCAGCCAGAACCGGCATGCCAACGATAGAATTTACCGCCAGTGCCTGGCTACGCTGATGCTGGAGGTGTATTACCGCTTCCTCCCCGGCACGGGGGAAGGCGCCAGGAATTTCTGA
- a CDS encoding prenyltransferase/squalene oxidase repeat-containing protein has translation MSLHIESTEDALAELKKQRVKTLTAAISVSFLGVALMGLLLYLVHIIVAIPEDPPMVAYATQEGDNPDIDTPEVTQTTQRPSSSSTAAQVKVIAAVATADVAVVNPDIEVDVPSEELSMGIDIGDGFGTGTGDGDGGGIPGIISKRCDLNDRMKRITENGGTPQCEEAVVKSLKWLQKQQNKDGSWGGTPQNYKCAMTGLALLSYLAHCETPLSEDFGETVLKGISFLVDQGVKNPVISLVPQRNEVSYDHAVATYALCEAYTFCKQMDIPSIANLEKVVIKAVDKILDNQNVDGGWAYNYNTKAGAHTDLSVTGWNVQALKAAEHGGIRPTKGEIRTALRKAASYCRKCGKPDGLFTYMQEGREDATARPSLVGVGVLSLQMCGSGSDSTARKGLDWMLKNTNQPFNWKANNTSSNLYQHYYGVQAAMNRGGDVWKAYNRAFRDSTLGAQASDGSFAPNGFPGPGGLVNTNGGSINDKIYRQCLATLMLEVYYRFLPGTGEGTKNS, from the coding sequence ATGAGCCTGCACATTGAAAGTACCGAAGACGCCCTTGCGGAATTGAAGAAACAGCGCGTCAAGACGCTGACCGCCGCCATTTCCGTCTCCTTCCTCGGCGTCGCCCTCATGGGCCTTCTCCTTTATTTGGTGCATATCATCGTCGCCATTCCGGAAGATCCCCCCATGGTGGCCTACGCCACCCAAGAAGGCGACAATCCGGATATCGACACCCCGGAAGTCACCCAGACCACCCAGCGCCCCAGCAGTTCTTCCACTGCCGCGCAGGTGAAAGTGATTGCCGCCGTAGCCACGGCGGACGTCGCGGTGGTCAATCCGGACATTGAAGTGGACGTCCCCTCGGAAGAGCTTTCCATGGGCATCGACATCGGCGACGGCTTCGGGACCGGCACGGGCGACGGGGACGGAGGCGGCATTCCCGGCATCATCTCCAAGCGCTGCGACCTGAACGACCGCATGAAGCGCATCACGGAAAACGGGGGCACTCCCCAGTGCGAGGAAGCCGTGGTCAAATCCCTCAAGTGGCTCCAGAAGCAGCAGAACAAGGACGGCTCCTGGGGCGGGACTCCCCAGAATTACAAGTGCGCCATGACGGGCCTGGCCCTGCTCTCCTACCTGGCCCACTGCGAGACCCCTCTTTCGGAAGACTTCGGGGAGACCGTCCTGAAGGGCATCTCCTTCCTCGTGGACCAGGGCGTGAAGAATCCCGTCATTTCCCTGGTGCCCCAGAGAAACGAGGTCAGCTATGACCACGCCGTAGCCACCTACGCCCTGTGCGAGGCCTACACCTTCTGCAAGCAGATGGACATTCCCTCCATCGCCAACCTGGAAAAAGTCGTCATCAAGGCCGTGGACAAGATTCTGGACAACCAGAACGTCGATGGCGGCTGGGCCTACAATTACAACACGAAGGCAGGCGCCCACACGGACCTTTCCGTCACCGGCTGGAACGTGCAGGCCCTGAAGGCCGCGGAGCACGGCGGCATCCGCCCCACCAAGGGGGAAATACGCACGGCCCTGCGCAAGGCGGCCTCCTATTGCCGCAAGTGCGGCAAGCCTGACGGCCTCTTCACCTATATGCAGGAAGGCCGGGAAGACGCTACGGCCCGCCCCTCCCTGGTGGGCGTGGGCGTGCTTTCCCTGCAAATGTGCGGCAGCGGCTCGGACAGCACGGCGCGCAAGGGGCTGGACTGGATGCTCAAGAATACCAACCAGCCGTTCAACTGGAAGGCCAACAACACTTCCTCCAACCTCTACCAGCATTACTACGGGGTGCAGGCGGCCATGAACCGCGGCGGCGATGTCTGGAAGGCTTACAACAGGGCCTTCCGTGACTCCACCCTCGGCGCCCAGGCCTCCGACGGGAGCTTTGCCCCGAACGGCTTCCCCGGGCCGGGGGGCCTCGTGAACACCAACGGGGGCAGCATCAACGACAAGATTTACCGCCAGTGCCTCGCCACGCTGATGCTGGAGGTGTATTACCGCTTTCTCCCCGGGACGGGAGAAGGCACCAAGAATTCCTAA
- a CDS encoding MATE family efflux transporter has product MNNPSFISYQKIWLMSYPLMISLIIEHMIGLTDAIFLGRVGDVALGACALGGVYYMAMFMLAFGFGFGAQIIIARRNGERRYNRIGPTMIQGCYFMLALAVVLFTASQYFSPIILRDIIESPQVYDATADYLHWRTYGIFFSFLCVMFRAYYVGITQTKILTINSVVMLLSNVVLNYCLIFGKGGFPVMGIAGAAIASSVSEAVSLLFFIIYTGTTADKRKYGFRRAFTFRPHLLKGMLSISGWTMVQSFISVSIWFIFFLAIEHLGERPLAVTNIVRNISALLIMVISAFATTAGALISNQIGAGEQRYLFRTCGMTLNLTYAILVPLLVILCLFPEPVLRVFTDNPSLIAASINSVYVMSTSTLIMAPAFILFNAVSGTGNTKAGFIMEMISLTVYTAAVYYIVIRLKPDVALCWFSEHVYGIALIALAWWYLKSGKWRGKKV; this is encoded by the coding sequence ATGAATAATCCCTCCTTTATTTCCTATCAAAAGATATGGCTCATGTCGTATCCCCTCATGATCAGCCTGATCATTGAGCACATGATCGGCCTGACGGACGCCATTTTCCTGGGCCGCGTGGGGGATGTGGCGCTGGGAGCGTGCGCCCTGGGCGGCGTGTATTACATGGCCATGTTCATGCTGGCTTTCGGCTTCGGATTCGGGGCGCAAATCATCATTGCGCGCCGCAACGGGGAACGCCGTTACAACCGCATTGGACCCACCATGATCCAGGGTTGTTATTTCATGCTGGCCCTGGCGGTGGTTCTGTTCACCGCCTCCCAATATTTTTCGCCCATCATCCTGCGGGATATCATCGAGTCCCCGCAGGTTTACGACGCCACGGCGGATTACCTGCACTGGCGCACCTACGGCATCTTTTTCTCCTTCCTCTGCGTGATGTTCCGCGCTTATTACGTGGGGATTACCCAAACGAAGATTCTGACGATCAATTCCGTCGTGATGCTCCTGAGCAACGTGGTGCTGAATTACTGCCTCATTTTCGGGAAAGGCGGCTTTCCCGTCATGGGCATCGCCGGGGCGGCCATTGCCTCCAGCGTGTCGGAGGCCGTTTCCCTCCTCTTTTTCATCATTTACACGGGCACGACGGCAGACAAGCGGAAGTACGGCTTCCGCCGGGCGTTCACGTTCCGTCCCCATCTGCTGAAAGGCATGCTGTCCATTTCCGGCTGGACCATGGTGCAGTCCTTCATTTCCGTCTCCATCTGGTTCATCTTTTTCCTGGCGATTGAACACCTGGGGGAACGCCCCCTGGCCGTGACCAACATCGTGCGCAATATTTCCGCGCTGCTCATCATGGTGATCAGCGCCTTCGCCACCACGGCGGGGGCCCTCATCAGCAACCAGATCGGCGCGGGGGAACAGCGCTATCTGTTCAGAACCTGCGGGATGACGCTTAACCTGACGTATGCCATCCTGGTTCCGCTGCTTGTTATCCTGTGCCTGTTCCCGGAACCCGTTCTCAGAGTTTTCACGGATAATCCGTCCCTGATTGCCGCCAGCATTAATTCCGTTTATGTGATGTCCACCTCCACCCTGATCATGGCTCCGGCATTCATCCTGTTTAATGCCGTATCCGGCACGGGCAACACGAAGGCGGGCTTCATCATGGAGATGATTTCCCTGACTGTTTACACCGCCGCCGTTTATTACATCGTCATCAGGCTCAAGCCTGACGTGGCTCTCTGCTGGTTCTCCGAACACGTTTACGGCATTGCCCTGATAGCACTGGCGTGGTGGTACCTGAAGAGCGGAAAATGGCGCGGCAAGAAGGTATAA
- the rsmA gene encoding 16S rRNA (adenine(1518)-N(6)/adenine(1519)-N(6))-dimethyltransferase RsmA: MKPSEIRNVLEDHEVRPSKSLGQNFLTDENVARWIVGQLEIQPQDCVVEVGPGTGALTEHAAPLCRKLILVEFDSRLAEYQKERWAGDPHVEVHHADGASWDPRGLFAEAPVKFLGNLPYSAGGAILQNFLSRPSAVERAVVMLQKEFIDRILATPDDDAFGLLSLRIQKNWIPRALKTIPPEAFHPRPRIDSTVMLLTPRPVRDLPPYDDRLMDELMRKAFSQRRKQLKKQLPASPPWEEVAASLGLSPSARAEELNLAQWVELARAYDANPLKDVAQSGDELFDVVDELNQMTGQGTRREIHEGNLLHRAVHMFLVNKHGAVLLQKRSLWKDRQPGKWDSSAAGHLDAGESYGEAAARELKEELGISGCELRKIADFDAGENNGWEFIALYEGRYSGKVRFPAAEVDSVQWFTPEQIQAWVERRPQDFSPAFIPCWNAWLAANKKASF, from the coding sequence ATGAAACCGTCCGAGATCAGGAATGTTCTGGAAGATCACGAAGTGCGCCCCAGCAAATCCCTGGGACAGAACTTCCTGACGGATGAAAATGTGGCGCGCTGGATTGTGGGCCAGCTTGAAATTCAGCCACAGGACTGCGTGGTGGAAGTAGGGCCCGGAACCGGAGCCCTGACGGAGCACGCCGCCCCTCTTTGCCGCAAATTGATTCTGGTGGAATTCGACTCCCGCCTGGCGGAATACCAGAAAGAGCGCTGGGCCGGAGACCCCCATGTGGAGGTTCACCATGCGGACGGCGCGTCCTGGGACCCGCGGGGATTGTTTGCGGAAGCTCCCGTCAAGTTCCTGGGCAACCTTCCCTATTCCGCGGGAGGCGCCATTCTCCAGAACTTCCTGTCCAGGCCCAGCGCCGTGGAACGGGCCGTGGTGATGCTCCAGAAGGAATTCATCGACCGCATTCTGGCGACTCCGGATGACGACGCCTTCGGGCTGTTGTCCCTGCGCATCCAGAAAAACTGGATTCCCCGCGCCCTGAAAACTATTCCCCCGGAAGCGTTCCATCCCCGGCCCCGGATTGATTCCACCGTGATGCTGCTCACGCCGCGCCCCGTCCGCGACCTGCCCCCGTATGACGACCGGCTGATGGACGAGCTGATGCGCAAGGCTTTCTCCCAGAGGCGCAAGCAGTTGAAAAAACAGCTTCCGGCGTCCCCTCCGTGGGAGGAAGTAGCCGCCTCCCTGGGACTTTCCCCTTCCGCCAGGGCCGAGGAACTGAATTTGGCCCAGTGGGTGGAGCTGGCGCGGGCTTACGACGCCAACCCCCTCAAGGACGTGGCGCAGAGCGGGGACGAATTGTTTGACGTGGTGGACGAACTCAACCAGATGACGGGGCAGGGCACGCGCCGGGAAATCCATGAAGGGAACCTTCTCCACCGCGCCGTGCACATGTTCCTGGTCAACAAGCATGGGGCTGTGCTCCTCCAGAAAAGATCGCTGTGGAAGGACAGGCAGCCGGGCAAGTGGGATTCCTCCGCTGCCGGGCATCTGGATGCCGGGGAAAGCTATGGGGAGGCCGCGGCGCGGGAGCTGAAGGAGGAACTGGGCATCTCCGGCTGCGAGCTGCGGAAAATTGCGGACTTTGACGCAGGTGAAAACAACGGCTGGGAATTCATCGCGCTCTATGAAGGGCGGTACTCCGGGAAAGTTCGTTTTCCCGCGGCGGAAGTGGATAGCGTGCAGTGGTTTACGCCGGAACAAATCCAGGCATGGGTGGAGCGTCGCCCGCAGGACTTCTCCCCCGCGTTCATTCCGTGCTGGAATGCATGGCTGGCCGCGAACAAAAAGGCATCATTCTAA
- the galE gene encoding UDP-glucose 4-epimerase GalE, with the protein MKVLVTGGAGYIGSHTVRQLVKIGADVTVLDNMVYGHIGALVDPEVKLVKGDLGDASVVYPLLMKGGFDAVIHFAAFINVGESVQDPLKYYMNNIARPLVLLGAMQAAGVKRFVFSSTCATYGVPTQIPIPETEKQDPINPYGSSKYMLEKVCKDCDRAWGLKSVFLRYFNASGCSEDGLIGEDHDPETHLIPNILLTLTGEKEYIEVFGTDYDTPDGTCIRDYIHVNDLADAHLRAVDYLMKGGSTECFNLGTGLGLSVREILETAEKVTGRKIPVRYGPRREGDPPRLIANPKKAREILGWEARCKDAGAIVETAWKWMTGPRHGHY; encoded by the coding sequence ATGAAAGTACTTGTAACCGGCGGCGCCGGATATATTGGTTCCCACACGGTGCGCCAGCTCGTCAAAATCGGCGCTGACGTGACTGTGCTGGACAACATGGTGTACGGCCACATCGGAGCCCTCGTGGACCCGGAGGTGAAACTGGTCAAGGGCGACCTGGGAGACGCCTCCGTCGTGTATCCCCTCCTGATGAAGGGCGGCTTTGACGCCGTGATTCACTTTGCCGCCTTCATCAACGTGGGAGAGTCCGTCCAGGACCCCCTCAAGTACTACATGAACAACATCGCCCGTCCCCTCGTCCTCCTGGGAGCCATGCAGGCCGCCGGCGTCAAGCGCTTCGTCTTCTCCTCCACCTGCGCCACGTACGGCGTCCCCACCCAGATTCCGATCCCGGAAACGGAAAAGCAGGATCCAATCAATCCTTACGGCAGCTCCAAGTACATGCTGGAAAAGGTCTGCAAGGATTGCGACCGCGCCTGGGGCCTCAAGAGCGTTTTCCTGCGCTATTTCAATGCCTCCGGCTGCAGCGAGGACGGCCTGATCGGTGAAGACCACGACCCGGAAACCCACCTCATCCCCAACATCCTGCTCACGCTGACCGGGGAAAAGGAATACATCGAAGTCTTCGGCACGGATTACGATACGCCGGACGGCACCTGCATCCGCGACTACATCCACGTCAACGACCTGGCGGACGCCCACCTGAGAGCGGTGGACTACCTGATGAAGGGCGGCTCCACGGAATGCTTCAATCTGGGAACCGGCCTGGGGCTTTCCGTCCGGGAAATCCTGGAAACGGCTGAAAAAGTCACCGGCAGGAAAATCCCCGTCCGCTACGGTCCGCGCCGCGAAGGCGACCCGCCCCGCCTGATTGCCAATCCCAAGAAGGCCAGGGAAATCCTCGGCTGGGAAGCCCGCTGCAAGGACGCCGGAGCCATCGTGGAAACAGCCTGGAAGTGGATGACCGGTCCGCGCCACGGCCACTATTGA